From Streptomyces sp. CMB-StM0423, a single genomic window includes:
- a CDS encoding ABC transporter permease, which produces MLKATLRSFFAHKGRLLLSALAVLLSVAFVSGSLIFSDTVSRTFDRLFASTAADVAVSPKEAFEQNRGFGSGLVPTLPASVADEVAKVPGVQAVHLDVEVENLTVTDAENEPIGRTTGPPTIAANWYVSDRSPVELSDGREPGGAGEALLDKDTADRKNIEIGDTLNVLAQPGRFEVEVVGIAKFTTTNPGATVVYLDTAAAQRQLLDNPQRGDGEAAGPPLATSVSVDAAPGVSDAALKKRVKAALDGNYAVQTADEQAKSAAEELGTFLDIIKYVMLGFAGIAVLVGIFLIVNTFSMLIAQRTRELGLMRALGADRRQVRRSVLTEALLLGLAGSTLGLLSGIGLAVGLIETMGLLGMNLDAAEMVVSWVTPVFAYAVGVGVTFVAAYLPARRAARVSPMAALADLEIAEVGRPMRVRAALGSVLGAAGALSFYLCATADRTRDSAVWLVGGVVLTMLAVVAAGPLLVRPVIRVVGGWFPRIFGSVGALSQRNALRNPRRTGATAVALMVGLALVGGMSVAAASMTKSFDEEIDRTLGADFLVQSDSFGPFPREVTERVEEADGVGLVVRQRFAPLRVTLPDGEKTSTSAGAFDKELDQVSRLEYAAGSTGDALAPGHVGLQRQFARDHGIRMGSTLRVEFPNRKKADLTVGALTKQETSGGFGAAGGFFLGMETLEKYLPGGQEAVVFVNAASGTDVDKLRASLESGLEAFPQVKVRDQADFKELIREQIIVLLYLVFALLGLAIVIAVLGVVNTLALSVVERTREIGMLRAIGLSRRQTRRMIRLESVVIAVFGALLGLVLGLAWGAGVHEVLALEGMRAFAIDWTVQLAVVIGSVLVGLLAALLPALRASRLNVLAAIAHE; this is translated from the coding sequence GTGCTCAAGGCGACTCTGCGCAGCTTCTTCGCGCACAAGGGGCGGCTGCTGCTGTCGGCGCTGGCCGTCCTGCTGTCGGTGGCGTTCGTCTCCGGCAGCCTCATCTTCTCCGACACCGTCAGCCGCACTTTCGACCGGCTCTTCGCCTCCACGGCCGCCGACGTGGCGGTCTCGCCGAAGGAGGCGTTCGAGCAGAACCGCGGGTTCGGCTCCGGGCTGGTGCCGACGCTGCCCGCGTCGGTCGCCGACGAGGTGGCGAAGGTACCGGGGGTGCAGGCAGTCCACCTCGACGTCGAGGTGGAGAACCTCACCGTCACCGACGCGGAGAACGAGCCGATCGGCCGGACCACGGGCCCCCCGACGATCGCCGCCAACTGGTACGTCAGCGATCGCAGCCCGGTGGAGCTGTCGGACGGCCGCGAGCCGGGCGGGGCCGGCGAGGCGCTGCTCGACAAGGACACCGCCGATCGCAAGAACATCGAGATCGGCGACACGCTCAACGTCCTCGCGCAGCCGGGCAGGTTCGAGGTCGAGGTCGTCGGCATCGCGAAGTTCACGACCACCAACCCGGGCGCCACGGTGGTCTATCTCGACACGGCGGCCGCGCAGCGCCAGTTGCTCGACAACCCGCAGCGCGGGGACGGGGAGGCCGCGGGCCCGCCGCTGGCCACGTCGGTCTCCGTGGACGCGGCGCCGGGGGTGTCGGACGCCGCGCTGAAGAAGCGCGTCAAGGCGGCGCTCGACGGGAACTACGCCGTGCAGACCGCGGACGAGCAGGCGAAGTCGGCGGCGGAGGAGCTGGGCACGTTCCTCGACATCATCAAGTACGTGATGCTCGGCTTCGCCGGCATCGCCGTGCTGGTCGGCATCTTCCTGATCGTCAACACGTTCTCGATGCTCATCGCGCAGCGCACCCGCGAGCTGGGCCTGATGCGCGCGCTGGGCGCGGACCGGCGGCAGGTCCGCCGCTCGGTGCTCACCGAGGCGCTGCTGCTCGGGCTGGCGGGCTCCACGCTCGGGCTGCTCAGCGGCATCGGCCTGGCCGTCGGGCTCATCGAGACGATGGGCCTGCTGGGGATGAACCTGGACGCGGCGGAGATGGTCGTGAGCTGGGTCACGCCGGTCTTCGCGTACGCGGTGGGCGTGGGCGTCACGTTCGTCGCGGCGTACCTGCCGGCCCGGCGCGCGGCGCGGGTCTCCCCCATGGCGGCGCTCGCCGACCTGGAGATCGCGGAGGTCGGCCGGCCGATGCGGGTGCGGGCGGCGCTCGGCTCCGTCCTCGGTGCCGCCGGGGCGCTGTCGTTCTACCTCTGCGCCACGGCGGACCGGACCCGTGACTCCGCGGTGTGGCTGGTGGGCGGCGTGGTGCTGACGATGCTCGCCGTGGTCGCGGCCGGGCCGCTGCTGGTGCGGCCGGTGATCCGGGTGGTGGGCGGCTGGTTCCCGCGGATCTTCGGCTCCGTCGGCGCCCTCAGCCAGCGCAACGCGCTGCGCAACCCGCGGCGCACCGGCGCCACGGCCGTGGCACTGATGGTGGGCCTGGCCCTGGTCGGCGGCATGTCGGTGGCCGCCGCATCGATGACGAAGTCCTTCGACGAGGAGATCGACCGGACGCTGGGCGCCGACTTCCTCGTACAGAGTGACAGCTTCGGCCCGTTCCCCCGCGAGGTCACCGAGCGGGTCGAGGAGGCGGACGGCGTGGGCCTCGTCGTACGCCAGCGGTTCGCGCCGCTGCGGGTGACGCTGCCGGACGGCGAGAAGACCAGCACCAGCGCCGGCGCCTTCGACAAGGAGCTGGACCAGGTCAGCCGGCTGGAGTACGCGGCGGGGAGCACCGGCGACGCGCTCGCGCCCGGGCACGTGGGCCTGCAGCGGCAGTTCGCCCGCGACCACGGCATACGCATGGGCAGCACGCTCCGGGTCGAGTTCCCCAACCGCAAGAAGGCGGACCTGACTGTCGGGGCGCTCACCAAGCAGGAGACGAGCGGCGGGTTCGGCGCGGCGGGCGGCTTCTTCCTCGGCATGGAGACCCTGGAGAAGTACCTGCCCGGCGGGCAGGAGGCGGTCGTCTTCGTCAACGCCGCGAGCGGCACCGACGTCGACAAGCTGCGCGCGTCGCTGGAAAGCGGGCTCGAAGCCTTCCCGCAGGTGAAGGTGCGGGACCAGGCCGACTTCAAGGAGCTGATCCGGGAGCAGATCATCGTGCTGCTCTATCTGGTCTTCGCGCTGCTGGGGCTGGCAATCGTCATCGCGGTGCTGGGCGTGGTGAACACGCTGGCGCTGTCGGTGGTCGAGCGGACCCGGGAGATAGGCATGCTGCGGGCCATCGGGCTGTCCAGACGCCAGACGCGCCGGATGATCCGGCTGGAGTCCGTCGTGATCGCCGTGTTCGGCGCGCTGCTCGGCCTGGTGCTGGGCCTGGCGTGGGGCGCGGGGGTGCACGAGGTGCTGGCGCTGGAGGGCATGCGCGCCTTCGCGATCGACTGGACGGTGCAGCTCGCCGTGGTGATCGGGTCGGTGCTGGTCGGCCTGCTGGCCGCGCTGCTGCCGGCGCTGCGGGCGTCCCGGCTCAACGTGCTGGCAGCCATCGCCCACGAGTGA
- a CDS encoding sensor histidine kinase produces the protein MNGMPRLLRTLSRPLRPVLRSVTYTRWLHLFIAATLALLGAFVWGVEDVPPVVSYAVLALGPVPLLGVAAAIPATRLLETMQARLLLFPGPHGTDAQPDPGLARTPADSWADRGRVFVWLVLRMWVGLLAAVVGIQGIFLTVALTSAHHWSSFEEEILPLPGPWHGSYPLLVPVVVPALLAAGWGLGVLIAALAPRLLGPSAAERLAALEERTERLLEHNRLARELHDTIGHALTVAVVQAGAARAAGSPEFTERALGAIEDTGREALEDLERVLRLLRQEGAPPSRRPGLAEAERLVASARGAGAEISAEIDGPLESVPGPVSREGYRIVQECLTNVLRHAGPVPVRVRIAASADGLELHVRNRLPAGAAPPGPGGGLRGIRERAALLGGEAVAGPSDGEWRVRVTLPIQ, from the coding sequence ATGAACGGCATGCCGCGCCTTCTCCGAACCCTCTCCCGCCCGCTGCGGCCGGTGCTGCGGTCAGTGACGTACACGCGGTGGCTGCACCTGTTCATCGCCGCGACCCTGGCCCTGCTGGGCGCCTTCGTCTGGGGCGTGGAGGACGTGCCGCCGGTGGTCAGCTATGCCGTCCTCGCCCTCGGCCCGGTGCCGCTGCTCGGCGTCGCGGCGGCCATCCCGGCCACCCGGCTCCTGGAGACGATGCAGGCCCGGCTCCTGCTGTTCCCGGGTCCGCACGGCACGGATGCGCAGCCGGATCCGGGGCTCGCACGCACGCCGGCCGACTCGTGGGCCGACCGGGGCCGGGTGTTCGTCTGGCTGGTGCTGCGGATGTGGGTGGGGCTGCTGGCCGCCGTGGTCGGCATCCAGGGCATCTTCCTGACCGTCGCGCTGACCTCCGCGCACCACTGGTCCTCGTTCGAAGAGGAGATCCTGCCGCTGCCGGGCCCGTGGCACGGGTCGTACCCGCTGCTCGTCCCGGTCGTGGTGCCGGCCCTGCTGGCGGCCGGCTGGGGGCTGGGCGTGCTGATCGCCGCGCTGGCGCCCCGGCTGCTCGGGCCCTCGGCCGCCGAGCGGCTGGCCGCGCTGGAGGAGCGCACCGAACGGCTACTGGAGCACAACCGGCTCGCCCGCGAGCTGCACGACACCATCGGGCACGCGCTGACCGTCGCCGTGGTGCAGGCCGGGGCCGCGCGGGCGGCGGGCTCGCCGGAGTTCACGGAGCGGGCGCTGGGCGCGATCGAGGACACCGGCCGGGAGGCGCTGGAGGACCTGGAGCGGGTGCTGCGGCTGCTGCGCCAGGAGGGTGCGCCGCCGTCCCGGCGGCCCGGGCTGGCCGAGGCGGAGCGGCTGGTGGCCTCCGCGCGCGGGGCGGGGGCGGAGATCAGCGCGGAGATCGACGGGCCGCTGGAGTCGGTGCCGGGGCCGGTGTCCCGGGAGGGCTACCGCATCGTGCAGGAGTGCCTGACGAACGTGCTGCGGCACGCGGGCCCGGTGCCGGTCAGGGTCCGTATCGCGGCCTCGGCGGACGGTCTCGAACTGCACGTACGCAACCGGCTGCCCGCGGGCGCGGCGCCTCCCGGACCCGGCGGCGGCCTGCGCGGCATCCGCGAGCGCGCCGCGCTGCTCGGCGGCGAGGCGGTCGCCGGCCCCTCCGACGGCGAGTGGCGGGTACGCGTCACCCTGCCGATACAGTGA
- a CDS encoding GNAT family N-acetyltransferase, translating to MDDLHIRAAEPADVPAVLAFWKAAAEGTSVSDDEAGVAGLLERDPGALLLAERGGELAGTVIAGFDGWRCHLYRLAVDPGHRRRGVGTALLVAAERRFAAFGGRRADAMVLNRNEQAHHAWHAGGYVRQEQWSRWVKPLAAG from the coding sequence ATGGACGATCTACACATCCGGGCCGCGGAGCCCGCGGACGTGCCGGCGGTGCTCGCGTTCTGGAAGGCGGCAGCCGAGGGCACGTCCGTCAGCGACGACGAGGCGGGCGTCGCCGGGCTGCTGGAGCGCGACCCGGGCGCGCTGCTGCTGGCCGAGCGCGGCGGGGAGCTGGCGGGCACCGTCATCGCCGGGTTCGACGGCTGGCGCTGCCATCTGTACCGGCTCGCCGTGGACCCCGGCCACCGGCGCCGCGGCGTCGGCACCGCGCTGCTGGTCGCGGCGGAGCGGCGGTTCGCCGCCTTCGGCGGCCGGCGCGCGGACGCGATGGTGCTGAACCGCAACGAGCAGGCGCACCACGCCTGGCACGCCGGGGGCTATGTCCGCCAGGAGCAGTGGAGCCGCTGGGTCAAGCCGCTTGCCGCCGGCTGA
- a CDS encoding hemolysin family protein: MTVVQLIIGLLTLVLNAFFVGAEFALISVRRSQIEPYAQEGDRRARRVIWGLEHVSTLMAAAQLGITLCTLVLGVVAEPAIAHLLEPLFNAVGVPHGLVHPISFAIALAVATYLHMLLGEMVPKNVALADPVRSALLLGPPLVALTHALRPVVFTVNAFANALLRLLRVQTRDEVAASFSDADLARMVADSAEAALLDDRSAERLRDTLELGRRPVGDVVVPTGHVVTAPVGVTPEALEALAVASGFSRFPVVDDSRRILGYLHVKDALGAADREAPFPRTAMRRIARVRASAPLDDVLTAMRRSRTHLAAVTGEEGRVTGLVTMEDVLRELVGRES; encoded by the coding sequence ATGACCGTCGTCCAGTTGATCATCGGCCTGCTGACGCTGGTGCTCAACGCCTTCTTCGTGGGCGCGGAGTTCGCGCTCATCTCCGTGCGCCGCAGCCAGATCGAGCCGTACGCCCAGGAGGGCGACCGCCGTGCACGCCGGGTGATCTGGGGTCTTGAGCACGTCTCCACGCTGATGGCCGCGGCCCAGCTCGGCATCACCCTGTGCACGCTGGTCCTCGGTGTCGTCGCCGAGCCGGCCATCGCCCATCTGCTGGAGCCGCTGTTCAACGCGGTGGGGGTGCCGCACGGCCTGGTGCACCCGATCTCCTTCGCGATCGCGCTGGCCGTGGCCACGTACCTGCACATGCTGCTCGGCGAGATGGTGCCCAAGAACGTGGCGCTGGCCGACCCGGTGCGCTCCGCGCTGCTGCTCGGCCCGCCGCTGGTCGCGCTCACCCACGCGCTGCGCCCCGTCGTCTTCACCGTCAACGCCTTCGCCAACGCGCTGCTCCGGCTGCTGCGCGTGCAGACCCGCGACGAGGTCGCCGCGTCGTTCTCCGACGCCGACCTGGCCCGCATGGTGGCGGACTCCGCGGAGGCCGCGCTGCTCGACGACCGCTCCGCCGAGCGGCTGCGCGACACCCTGGAGCTGGGCCGCCGCCCCGTGGGCGACGTGGTGGTGCCCACCGGGCACGTGGTCACCGCGCCCGTCGGCGTCACCCCGGAGGCGCTGGAGGCACTGGCCGTCGCCTCCGGTTTCTCCCGCTTCCCGGTGGTGGACGACAGCCGCAGGATCCTCGGCTATCTGCACGTCAAGGACGCCCTCGGCGCCGCCGACCGCGAGGCGCCGTTCCCGCGCACGGCGATGCGCCGCATCGCCCGGGTGCGCGCGAGCGCGCCGCTGGACGACGTGCTGACCGCCATGCGCCGCAGCCGCACCCACCTGGCCGCGGTGACCGGCGAGGAGGGCCGGGTGACGGGGCTGGTGACCATGGAGGACGTGCTCCGCGAGCTGGTCGGCCGGGAGTCGTGA
- the purB gene encoding adenylosuccinate lyase, whose translation MNKPRIPNVLAARYASAELAALWSPEHKVVLERQLWLAVLRAQRDLGIEVPEGAVADYERVLEDVDLASIAEREKVTRHDVKARIEEFNALAGHEQIHKGMTSRDLTENVEQLQVRQSLELVRDRAVAVLVRLGGLAGEHAGLVMAGRSHNVAAQATTLGKRFATAADELLTAYGRVEDLLARYPLRGIKGPVGTAQDMLDLLGGGKEGAAKLAELERRVAGHLGFARAFTSVGQVYPRSLDYDVVAALVQVAAAPSSLAKTIRLMAGHELVTEGFKPGQVGSSAMPHKMNTRSCERVNGLMVILRGYASMTAELAGDTWNEGDVSCSVVRRVALPDAFFALDGLLETFLTVLDEFGAFPAVIARELDRYLPFLATTKVLMAAVRAGVGREEAHEVVKEHAVAAALAMRERGAERNELLDRLAADARIPLDRDRLEALMADRLSFTGAAEEQVAAVAARVEEVVKRHPEAAGYAPGAIL comes from the coding sequence GTGAACAAGCCGCGCATCCCCAACGTCCTGGCCGCCCGCTACGCCTCCGCGGAGCTGGCCGCCCTCTGGTCCCCCGAGCACAAGGTCGTCCTGGAGCGGCAGCTCTGGCTCGCCGTGCTGCGCGCCCAGCGGGATCTGGGGATCGAGGTGCCCGAGGGCGCCGTCGCCGACTACGAGCGGGTGCTGGAGGACGTCGACCTCGCCTCGATCGCCGAGCGCGAGAAGGTCACGCGGCACGATGTGAAGGCCCGTATCGAGGAGTTCAACGCGCTCGCCGGGCACGAGCAGATCCACAAGGGCATGACCTCCCGCGACCTGACGGAGAACGTGGAGCAGCTCCAGGTGCGGCAGTCCCTGGAGCTGGTACGCGACCGCGCGGTCGCCGTGCTGGTCCGGCTGGGCGGGCTGGCCGGCGAGCACGCCGGTCTTGTGATGGCCGGCCGTTCGCACAACGTCGCCGCGCAGGCCACCACGCTGGGCAAGCGGTTCGCCACCGCCGCCGACGAGTTGCTGACCGCGTACGGCCGGGTGGAGGACCTGCTCGCGCGCTATCCGCTGCGCGGCATCAAGGGCCCGGTCGGCACCGCGCAGGACATGCTCGACCTGCTCGGCGGCGGTAAGGAGGGCGCCGCGAAGCTGGCGGAGCTGGAGCGCCGGGTCGCAGGACACCTCGGCTTCGCCCGCGCCTTCACCTCCGTCGGCCAGGTCTACCCGCGCTCGCTGGACTACGACGTGGTCGCGGCGCTGGTGCAGGTCGCCGCAGCGCCGTCGTCGCTGGCGAAGACGATCCGGCTGATGGCCGGGCACGAGCTGGTCACCGAGGGCTTCAAGCCGGGGCAGGTCGGCTCGTCCGCGATGCCGCACAAGATGAACACCCGCTCCTGTGAGCGCGTGAACGGCCTCATGGTGATCCTGCGCGGGTACGCCTCGATGACCGCGGAGCTGGCCGGCGACACCTGGAACGAGGGCGACGTGTCCTGCTCGGTGGTGCGCCGCGTGGCGCTGCCGGACGCGTTCTTCGCACTCGACGGGCTGCTGGAGACGTTCCTGACGGTGCTGGACGAGTTCGGCGCCTTCCCGGCGGTGATCGCCCGCGAGCTGGACCGCTATCTGCCGTTCCTGGCCACCACCAAGGTGCTGATGGCGGCGGTACGGGCCGGGGTCGGCCGGGAGGAGGCGCACGAGGTCGTCAAGGAGCACGCGGTCGCCGCGGCCCTCGCGATGCGCGAGCGCGGCGCCGAGCGCAACGAACTCCTCGACCGGCTCGCCGCCGACGCCCGCATCCCGCTGGACCGGGACCGGCTGGAGGCGCTGATGGCCGACCGGCTGTCGTTCACCGGCGCGGCCGAGGAGCAGGTGGCGGCGGTGGCGGCGCGGGTCGAGGAGGTCGTCAAGCGGCATCCGGAGGCGGCGGGGTACGCGCCCGGGGCGATCCTGTGA
- a CDS encoding hemolysin family protein — MTEVLLLVLALALCLACGLFVAAEFSLTTVERAELERAVDRGERGAAGALQAVRGLTFQLSGAQLGITVTNLVVGMLAEPSVASLLHSPLRAAGVPGSATSGVALVLGTALSTVVLMVVGELVPKNWAISRPLAMAKRVAAFQRTFSGVFRPFIRHLNNTANRVLRLMGLEPAEELASARSPQELAALARHSAKKGSLEADTAELFVRTLGLAELTAENVMTPRMQVVALEDDATVGDVVDASRATGLSRFPVYRGSLDTVLGYVHVKDVLGIPADRRARHPLTRLLREPVLVPETLPVDHLMDRLTEKRTMAVVVDEYGGTAGVVTMEDVVEEVIGQVRDEHDPLETPDLLPSGADPDGRMLFDADGGVRPDQLAEIGLRVPEGPYETLAGLVATELGRIPVDGDALEAGGWRLDVVDATGRRAARVLLHAPPPGAEPDDGEDEGTGGAGGSSSRTAAGRGEPG, encoded by the coding sequence ATGACCGAGGTGCTGCTGCTGGTCCTGGCCCTGGCGCTCTGCCTGGCCTGCGGCCTGTTCGTGGCGGCCGAGTTCTCGCTGACGACCGTGGAGCGAGCCGAGCTGGAGCGGGCCGTGGACCGCGGCGAGCGCGGCGCTGCCGGTGCGCTCCAGGCCGTTCGCGGCCTGACGTTCCAGTTGTCGGGCGCGCAGCTCGGCATCACCGTCACCAACCTCGTCGTCGGCATGCTCGCCGAGCCGTCCGTCGCCTCGCTGCTGCACAGCCCGCTGCGCGCGGCGGGCGTACCTGGCTCGGCCACCTCCGGCGTCGCGCTCGTGCTGGGCACGGCGCTGTCGACCGTCGTCCTGATGGTCGTCGGCGAACTCGTGCCCAAGAACTGGGCCATCTCCCGCCCGCTGGCCATGGCCAAGCGCGTCGCCGCCTTCCAGCGCACGTTCAGCGGCGTCTTCCGCCCCTTCATCCGCCATCTGAACAACACCGCCAACCGGGTGCTGCGGCTGATGGGCCTGGAGCCGGCGGAGGAGCTGGCCTCGGCGCGCAGCCCGCAGGAACTCGCCGCGCTGGCCCGGCACTCGGCGAAGAAGGGCTCGCTGGAGGCCGACACCGCCGAGTTGTTCGTCCGCACGCTGGGGCTCGCGGAGCTGACCGCGGAGAACGTGATGACGCCCCGGATGCAGGTCGTCGCGCTGGAGGACGACGCCACCGTCGGGGACGTCGTCGACGCCTCCCGCGCCACCGGCCTGTCCCGCTTCCCGGTCTACCGCGGAAGCCTGGACACCGTCCTGGGCTACGTGCACGTCAAGGACGTCCTCGGCATCCCCGCCGACCGCCGCGCCCGCCACCCGCTGACCCGGCTGCTGCGCGAGCCGGTGCTGGTGCCCGAGACGCTGCCCGTCGACCACCTGATGGACCGGCTGACGGAGAAGCGCACCATGGCGGTGGTGGTCGACGAGTACGGCGGCACCGCCGGCGTGGTCACCATGGAGGACGTCGTGGAGGAGGTCATCGGCCAGGTGCGGGACGAGCACGACCCGCTGGAGACGCCGGACCTGCTGCCCAGCGGTGCGGACCCGGACGGCCGGATGCTCTTCGACGCCGACGGCGGGGTACGCCCCGACCAGCTTGCGGAGATCGGTCTGCGGGTGCCGGAGGGCCCGTACGAGACGCTGGCCGGGCTGGTCGCCACCGAGCTGGGCCGCATCCCCGTCGACGGGGACGCGCTGGAGGCCGGGGGCTGGCGGCTGGACGTCGTGGACGCGACCGGACGCCGCGCCGCGCGGGTGCTGCTGCACGCCCCGCCGCCGGGCGCCGAGCCCGACGACGGCGAAGACGAAGGCACCGGCGGCGCGGGCGGCAGCAGCAGCCGTACGGCGGCCGGCAGGGGGGAGCCCGGATGA
- a CDS encoding SGNH/GDSL hydrolase family protein, with protein MSDLQPDGSYRGWADLLAARFAAAQPGFRYANLAVRGKLIRQILDEQVDRAAAMEADVITLVGGLNDAIRPRCDMDRVCGLLEEAVAKLAPSCKQLVLMRSPGRDGRVLERVRPRMEQLFTHVDDLAARHSALVVDLYGADVLSDVRLWDEDRLHLTPEGHRRVGEAVWQTLGGTPQYDWTGPLPPPAPRPPWLTRRTADARFARTHLLPWVHRRLTGRSSGDGRAPKRPDLLPYDV; from the coding sequence ATGTCCGACCTGCAGCCCGACGGCTCCTACCGCGGCTGGGCAGACCTCCTCGCGGCCCGCTTCGCGGCGGCGCAGCCCGGCTTCCGGTACGCGAACCTGGCCGTCCGCGGCAAGCTCATCCGCCAGATCCTCGACGAGCAGGTCGACCGGGCCGCCGCCATGGAGGCCGACGTCATCACCCTCGTCGGCGGCCTCAACGACGCCATCCGGCCGCGCTGCGACATGGACCGGGTGTGCGGCCTGCTCGAAGAGGCGGTGGCGAAGCTGGCGCCGAGCTGCAAGCAGCTCGTGCTGATGCGCAGCCCGGGGCGCGACGGCCGGGTGCTGGAGCGGGTCAGACCGCGCATGGAGCAGCTCTTCACGCACGTCGACGACCTCGCCGCACGCCACAGTGCGCTGGTCGTCGACCTGTACGGCGCCGACGTGCTGAGCGACGTACGGCTGTGGGACGAGGACCGGCTGCACCTGACGCCCGAGGGCCACCGCCGCGTCGGCGAGGCCGTCTGGCAGACGCTCGGCGGCACCCCCCAGTACGACTGGACGGGCCCGCTGCCGCCCCCGGCCCCGCGGCCGCCGTGGCTCACCCGCCGCACCGCGGACGCCCGCTTCGCCCGTACGCACCTGCTGCCCTGGGTGCACCGCCGGCTCACCGGCCGCTCCTCCGGCGACGGCCGCGCGCCGAAGCGCCCGGATCTGCTGCCGTACGACGTCTGA
- a CDS encoding ABC transporter ATP-binding protein — protein MTAATAIEVRELTKDYGDVRALDAVTFTVRPGRVTGFLGPNGAGKSTAMRLVLGLDRATSGTATVGGRRYPELAEPLRHVGALLDAQAAHGSRTGRAHLRALAASNGLPDARVAGVLRLTGIESAAGRRVRTYSLGMRQRLGIAAALLGDPPVLLLDEPSNGLDPEGIVWIRGLLRRLADEGRTVLVSSHLMGETAAYADHLVVLGRGRLLADVPLAEFVAGSAGGLEEAYLRLTASAAEFTSETREV, from the coding sequence ATGACAGCAGCAACAGCCATCGAGGTCCGCGAACTGACCAAGGACTACGGGGACGTCCGGGCGCTCGACGCCGTGACCTTCACCGTCCGTCCCGGCCGGGTCACCGGCTTCCTCGGCCCCAACGGCGCCGGCAAGTCCACCGCCATGCGCCTCGTCCTCGGCCTGGACCGGGCCACCTCCGGCACCGCCACCGTCGGCGGCCGGCGGTACCCGGAGCTGGCGGAACCGCTCCGGCACGTCGGCGCCCTGCTCGACGCGCAGGCCGCCCACGGCTCCCGCACCGGCCGCGCCCACCTGCGCGCGCTGGCCGCGAGCAACGGCCTGCCGGACGCCCGCGTCGCCGGGGTGCTGCGGCTGACCGGGATCGAGTCCGCCGCGGGCCGGCGCGTACGGACGTACTCGCTCGGCATGCGCCAGCGGCTCGGCATCGCTGCCGCGCTGCTCGGCGACCCGCCCGTGCTGCTGCTGGACGAGCCGTCCAACGGGCTCGACCCCGAGGGCATCGTGTGGATCCGGGGGCTGCTGCGCCGGCTGGCCGACGAGGGCCGCACCGTGCTCGTCTCCAGCCATCTGATGGGGGAGACCGCCGCGTACGCCGACCACCTCGTGGTGCTCGGCCGCGGCCGGCTGCTCGCCGACGTGCCGCTCGCGGAGTTCGTCGCGGGCAGTGCCGGCGGGCTGGAGGAGGCGTACCTCCGGCTGACCGCCTCCGCCGCGGAGTTCACCAGCGAGACCCGGGAGGTCTGA
- a CDS encoding ABC transporter permease, whose protein sequence is MTATAVLRAEWIKITTLRGTVWSLACVLVATAGFGILANASLSDAEPEGFDPLFSVLVGVGPGQIAAIVFGTLAVSSEYQSGLIRATLAAVPRRGLLYGAKLAHVGGLTLAVGLVTTLVSFLAGGAALGDRAPGLGDDGSLRGIVGGAVYLALMALLAAGLAAVLRSGVAVLGILIPFVLAVSMVFGGGSAGVADFLPDRAGQQVMYADPPTDLPPLAGLAVTALWAGAAVLAGWWTLRRRDA, encoded by the coding sequence ATGACTGCCACCGCCGTGCTCCGCGCCGAGTGGATCAAGATCACGACGCTGCGCGGCACCGTCTGGTCGCTGGCGTGCGTGCTGGTCGCCACCGCCGGCTTCGGGATCCTCGCCAACGCCTCCCTCTCCGATGCCGAACCCGAGGGCTTCGACCCGCTGTTCTCCGTCCTCGTGGGCGTCGGCCCCGGGCAGATCGCCGCGATCGTCTTCGGGACGCTCGCGGTGTCGTCCGAGTACCAGAGCGGGCTGATCCGCGCCACGCTGGCCGCCGTGCCGCGGCGCGGGCTGCTCTACGGCGCCAAGCTCGCGCACGTCGGCGGGCTCACGCTCGCCGTCGGGCTGGTGACGACCCTCGTGTCGTTCCTGGCCGGCGGCGCCGCGCTCGGCGACCGGGCCCCCGGCCTCGGCGACGACGGCTCGCTGCGCGGCATCGTCGGCGGCGCGGTCTACCTGGCGCTCATGGCGCTGCTCGCCGCGGGGCTCGCCGCCGTACTGCGCAGCGGCGTCGCGGTGCTGGGCATCCTGATCCCGTTCGTGCTGGCGGTGTCCATGGTGTTCGGTGGCGGGTCGGCGGGCGTCGCGGACTTCCTGCCGGACCGCGCCGGGCAGCAGGTGATGTACGCCGACCCGCCCACGGACCTGCCGCCGCTCGCCGGGCTGGCCGTCACCGCGCTCTGGGCGGGGGCGGCGGTGCTGGCCGGCTGGTGGACGCTGCGGCGGCGGGACGCGTAG